A stretch of Colletotrichum lupini chromosome 2, complete sequence DNA encodes these proteins:
- a CDS encoding telomerase activating protein Est1 has protein sequence MAEHVEAAKQAWHQAQKLRKHLQREVDKLKSDTDGNELKHFEVLESVISSLRLACLHVIFHDFEYSSTEKVEANLWQAHSLVNAEYRKVLGKLRSSQLAVQKRKLDRMYSSFLKTAQKFYVAFVQRMSAVYPIPELQRIAEGIKAEKLAEANPMANTTTAVRQIILKYVHLVLIHLGDLSRYRMQARHKVPSYEAALTYYSLAHDILPNSGFAHHQMGIIYLDERKHLDIIYHFYRAMAIQDPHPMAAQNLESELKSLSAPTTPARRTGPPDPQEAFVTWFVKLHSHFSKGEPFPQHEGLEKEVINHLEMAIKAPNTQAILLKMVLLNMSAFFVYNNKAKGDWATAAFRTSQFLLRLNARFFMTFCKFLKREMERLIEQQANGEPESTEDQASTMTENTLPFVRLYAAWLVACRVEIVNAQEAPELSIKDMYRGFAKALTSLCEMYGNEDLKLTPYLLPEDQEAIGMLPLCDTKLPDSCRLNYDEDTGNPKPQIQHYGGQRFGPLQEIFSRVLQTIKCGFFLANDDTNFPFSYTSSPRGLTFKYEDGYTPKSSAVATTSSQPPVEQSSAADFPPAQRKDSRQPAPVRNATPTAALPVPPQVAAPPQVRSHPTPSRSKAQGQSDYDFSSDADMLHMVNDFLMPPQAHVSPAESHEDTSYGMNSAMANEVFGVPPTNSPPALGSATAKTFPSLPWNMIYTPTPQGKKQELTPPDRAIRDAARRSFDGSAGFQRTAQPSGTPRLDDPFGEARENPYMARQQQRPYASTPDISAHQDRLLQAFGRQPTDSRPLSRDLSGSAAYNLWSSPYAEANNPHTLQPRAAAHARSFSGSRPQFPQSPNMPMSGENFSPASGTQFSNVSSIYQSTPCNGIAYTATTAFGRGPIADMHDDPTHYKNMVRQNGGAATDGYTAGYNDMILQSAMADEVKRAPGQNMRR, from the exons ATGGCGGAACATGTTGAGGCTGCAAAGCAGGCATGGCA CCAAGCCCAGAAGCTTCGGAAGCACCTCCAGAGGGAGGTAGACAAGCTCAAAAGCGACACCGACGGCAACGAGCTGAAGCATTTCGAGGTTCTGGAAAGCGTCATTTCCTC CCTCCGATTAGCCTGCCTCCACGTCATATTCCATGACTTCGAATATTCCTCGACCGAGAAGGTTGAAGCCAACCTCTGGCAGGCCCACAGCCTTGTCAATGCCGAATATCGAAAGGTTTTGGGCAAGCTGAGATCGTCGCAGCTCGCCGTCCAGAAGCGCAAGTTGGATAGGATGTACAGCAGCTTTCTCAAGACGGCGCAAAAGTTCTACGTCGCGTTTGTCCAGCGCATGTCAGCCGTCTACCCGATTCCCGAGCTCCAGCGCATTGCCGAGGGCATCAAAGCCGAAAAGCTGGCAGAGGCGAACCCCATGGCCAACACCACAACTGCCGTTCGCCAGATCATCCTCAAATACGTGCATCTGGTGCTCATTCACCTCGGCGACCTTTCTCGATACCGGATGCAGGCGCGACACAAGGTCCCGAGCTACGAAGCTGCCTTGACGTACTATTCTCTCGCCCACGACATCCTTCCCAATTCTGGCTTCGCCCACCACCAGATGGGTATCATCTACTTGGATGAGAGAAAGCACCTTGATATCATATATCACTTCTACCGCGCCATGGCAATTCAAGACCCTCATCCAATGGCGGCACAGAACCTTGAATCGGAACTGAAGAGTCTTTCAGCGCCAACTACGCCGGCTCGTCGCACAGGTCCTCCTGATCCTCAAGAGGCCTTTGTCACCTGGTTCGTAAAGCTGCATTCTCATTTCAGCAAAGGAGAGCCGTTCCCTCAGCACGAGGGGCTTGAGAAGGAAGTCATCAACCATCTTGAGATGGCCATCAAGGCCCCAAACACCCAGGCAATCCTTTTGAAGATGGTTTTGCTCAACATGTCTGCATTCTTCGTCTACAACAATAAGGCCAAAG GTGACTGGGCCACTGCCGCGTTCCGAACCTCTCAGTTCCTTCTCCGCTTGAACGCTCGTTTCTTCATGACGTTTTGCAAGTTCCTTAAGAGGGAAATGGAAAGACTCATTGAGCAACAAGCAAACGGCGAACCAGAGAGCACTGAAGACCAAGCGTCTACAATGACCGAGAACACTCTCCCGTTCGTGCGTCTGTATGCAGCCTGGCTCGTGGCATGCCGTGTTGAGATTGTGAACGCTCAAGAGGCCCCTGAGCTGTCCATCAAGGACATGTACAGAGGATTCGCCAAGGCACTCACCTCTCTGTGCGAGATGTATGGCAACGAAGATCTCAAACTCACTCCGTACCTGCTTCCTGAGGACCAGGAAGCTATAGGAATGCTTCCTCTCTGCGACACGAAGTTGCCGGACAGTTGCCGTCTCAACTACGATGAGGATACTGGAAATCCGAAGCCTCAAATCCAGCACTATGGTGGGCAGCGTTTCGGCCCTCTCCAAGAGATCTTCTCCAGGGTCCTGCAAACGATCAAGTGTGGTTTCTTCCTCGCCAACGACGACACCAACTTTCCTTTCTCCTACACTTCGTCGCCAAGGGGGCTTACTTTCAAGTACGAGGACGGCTACACGCCAAAGTCTTCAGCTGTCGCGACAACCTCCTCCCAGCCTCCAGTTGAGCAAAGCTCTGCTGCAGACTTTCCTCCGGCGCAACGAAAGGACTCACGGCAGCCGGCTCCTGTCAGAAACGCGACCCCGACTGCTGCATTGCCCGTACCGCCCCAAGTGGCTGCTCCGCCGCAGGTGCGGTCGCACCCCACTCCCAGCCGCAGCAAAGCGCAGGGCCAGTCAGACTACGACTTCAGTTCTGACGCTGATATGCTTCACATGGTTAATGACTTCCTGATGCCTCCTCAGGCCCACGTCTCTCCTGCAGAGAGCCACGAGGACACCTCGTACGGAATGAACTCAGCCATGGCCAACGAGGTATTTGGTGTGCCCCCGACCAACAGCCCGCCCGCCCTCGGATCCGCAACAGCAAAGACATTCCCGAGCCTTCCCTGGAACATGATTTACACCCCGACACCACAGGGTAAGAAGCAAGAGCTGACGCCACCAGACCGTGCCATCAGGGATGCTGCTAGAAGATCATTCGATGGCAGTGCTGGCTTCCAGAGGACTGCTCAACCCTCGGGTACCCCACGGCTGGACGATCCATTCGGAGAAGCACGAGAGAACCCGTACATGGCTCGGCAGCAACAGCGTCCGTATGCCAGTACACCCGACATAAGTGCTCACCAGGACCGCCTTCTGCAGGCCTTTGGCAGACAACCTACAGACTCGAGACCCTTGAGTCGTGACTTGTCAGGTTCGGCAGCATATAACTTGTGGTCCAGTCCGTATGCGGAAGCCAACAACCCCCATACTTTGCAGCCCAGGGCGGCCGCCCACGCCCGTTCGTTCAGCGGATCTCGTCCTCAGTTTCCTCAGAGTCCCAACATGCCTATGAGCGGAGAGAACTTCTCGCCGGCTTCGGGTACTCAGTTCTCCAACGTCAGCAGTATATACCAGAGCACGCCGTGCAACGGTATCGCGTACACCGCGACCACCGCTTTTGGACGAGGTCCCATTGCCGATATGCATGATGACCCTACGCACTACAAGAACATGGTCAGACAGAACGGAGGTGCCGCTACTGACGGATACACGGCTGGATACAACGACATGATTCTTCAGTCGGCCATGGCTGATGAAGTGAAGCGTGCCCCGGGCCAGAACATGCGTCGTTAA
- a CDS encoding zinc finger protein, with product MKRSREAEEEHPSSGISADERSRPETSTPDDRATKITGLELSVEGASEDFAMKCSLPPHKEALTFKTYDDYEAHYIATHTNRCLECGRNLPSSHLLNVHHEECHDSFAAVKRERGEHTYSCFVEGCERKCLTPQKRRMHLIDKHGFPKNYFFAVTREGVDGRRTLLVEAGHHRRKSSNAFSTTKESKRRSSILDTTTSQGGEESQKTGDSATKPEASSVPAQPAITERPDTEMEDLAGAMSALKFVPNSVRFGRGGGRAGFAKR from the exons ATGAAACGCTCACGAGAGGCCGAAGAGGAACACCCGTCCTCTGGCATTTCCGCAGACGAGCGTAGCCGCCCGGAGACGTCAACTCCAGATGACCGTGCTACCAAGATCACTGGACTAGAGCTTTCCGTCGAGGGAGCATCTGAGGATTTTGCCATGAAATGCTCCCTTCCGCCTCACAAGGAGGCCCTGACGTTCAAGACATACGACGACTATGAGGCGCACTACATAGCGACGCACACCAATAGGTGTCTGGAATGCGGGAGGAACCTACCGTCAAGCCATCTGCTTAACGTGCACCATGAGGAATGTCATGATTCCTTCGCCGCTGTGAAGCGGGAAAGAGGAGAGCACACC TATTCCTGCTTCGTAGAGGGTTGTGAGAGAAAATGCTTGACGCCGCAGAAACGCCGGATGCACCTCATCGACAAACACGGGTTTCCCAAGAACTACTTTTTTGCCGTGACTAGGGAGGGTGTCGACGGGCGACGGACACTGCTCGTAGAAGCAGGTCATCACCGGCGGAAATCATCAAATGCTTTCAGTACGACCAAGGAATCGAAGCGCAGATCAAGTATACTGGACACGACCACTTCACAAGGCGGAGAAGAGTCACAAAAGACAGGAGATTCTGCAACCAAACCAGAGGCCAGTTCGGTGCCTGCGCAGCCAGCGATAACGGAACGTCCAGACACGGAAATGGAGGATCTCGCTGGCGCAATGTCGGCGCTGAAGTTTGTGCCCAACAGCGTGCGATTTGGCAGGGGCGGAGGACGAGCAGGCTTTGCAAAACGATGA
- a CDS encoding complex 1 protein: MAITPTQFAKTTRQSANWNDAKRRVLASYREWIRAAPEIQTMYNVPLPVSVLRTRIREEFERHRFASKLPVVDVLLFKSHAEYQETMNFWKQTTHIMSYFKEENFRGDKRLPNSFMTGFLEGRN, encoded by the exons ATGGCCATCACACCGACCCAATTCGCAAAGACGACCCGGCAGT CGGCCAACTGGAACGACGCAAAGAGACGGGTTCTCGCTTCCTACAGAGAATGGATCCGAGCT GCGCCTGAGATTCAGACGATGTACAACGTCCCCCTGCCCGTGTCCGTCCTCCGTACCCGGATACGTGAGGAGTTTGAGCGCCACAGGTTCGCCAGCAAGCTCCCCGTGGTGGATGTTCTCCTGTTCAAGAGTCACGCCGAATACCAG GAGACGATGAACTTCTGGAAGCAGACGACGCACATCATGTCCTACTTCAAGGAGGAGAACTTTAGAGGAGACAAGCGGTTGCCCAACAGCTTCATGACTGGATTCTTGGAG GGCCGCAACTAA